In Alnus glutinosa chromosome 7, dhAlnGlut1.1, whole genome shotgun sequence, the sequence atttttaatttttttaatggatttaGGAAGACCCATTTGCTTATATGTTCAATTTGTAATACCCCATTTTCTTTACTTTCGCGTTTGATggttttatataaatttttatgtgTCAGGGCACATGGAGATCGATAAGGCAATCAGAGAGAGTGGTGACCGGCGGCTCAAGACCAAGTACGACCACGCCATCTATGTTATTGAGAGAGCTCTGGCCTTGTACTCgtaagttctttctttttccccttactttttgggttttgtttcaaattttgtaattttcatttttttttttcaattttttttttgtggtgcaAAGTATTTGTTATTAATTGGTTTGTGGATTTTTAGGCGTCAAGGGTTTGGAGTTTACACTCCATTTGGTTGCTTAGAAAActgggaaaaaggaaaagaatgttCACATTTTGAAtcttatacttcatgtatgctgATCTGATATTATGAAGAATGCACTAAGGCTTGTATTAGGGTCAGTTCAGTGTAGGTTTAAGTTTCCTCAGGCCCTGAAGAAtgaaatttaataattataaaacgTGTTTTTTTGTCCCTATATTGTCTTAGGGATGAAACAGGCGATCTTGAAACTAATATATCGAATACTGTTATATCTATGAATTTGTTTGCCAGTTGGTTTGCCTTTTGTGCCCACCATTTAATTGAATAGGGTATACTCAATCCATTGTCTCAGATTCACACTTTTCGCGGATTTAGCATGCTTTTTACTGTCAATATTGTAATAGTTTTTCTTACATTGTTCATTTGTATTTAGAAACGTTCTCGTTGCGAAGTGATTTGACctataatatttttgaaaaataaaattagatatgTGGATTAATTGATGATTTAGTTTTGATTTGCTGAATAGCTATTTATATTTTACTTGTTTGGGACTAATTCAGTGGTGTTTTGTCAAGCTATTAGTCAAGGTTTCAGCTTAATAATTGGAGgacatattaaaatttttagataCGGATGTGTGGAAGTTTACCTATTAATGGGTATGCTTACTCAATCCAGAGGGTACTTTGGCACattctttttttaactattgTCTGGATGTTGCTATCTCTTATTCTCTTTTAAGATAATCAGATGTTTTTCATGCATGCGACTACTGTTTTGGGCGTTAATGATACtaagttatttattatttccttGAGGGCGGGGGGTGGCATTAGGGTACATACCACAAGATTACTAGATTATTGCTGCTTGTCATTCCCTTATGAGGATCTCAGATGTTTTTGCCATATGTCGATAGTGTTTTGGGTGTCAATGAGAAAATTTTGGGGGTGTTAGTGGTGGCCGGGATAGACACGACAAATTCTTGTTGTGTTTTTGGGCGCTAGTTAGATACGACAAATATTACTAGATAATTTCTGTCTTTTATTCTGTTATGAGATTCTTTAGATGTTTTCGCTGTATATCTTTTGGGCATTGATGAGGCTaaggtttttttcttgttgGGGATGAGAGGGGGAGCATTAGGATAAACACGACAAATGTTGCTGACTCGCTGGCTTAATAgaagaaattttgttttatatggAAATTTTCTTGCAGTTTGAGTAACCACTGTAAGGTTTTTGATTTTCTGGTCTCCATTTTTGGAACAGAATCTTCTTAGCTTATCAAATGGGTTAATTTGATGTTAGCATTATTAGGTACTTAATTGAGGGATTAaatgtaataattttttatgagaTAGTTCTTGTTAATATTGTCTATAGTCATGCTCATCCATTAAATTGATGTTGGTGACGTCAAACTTTTGATTAGTGTACTACAGTGCTTTATATTATTCTTATAATAggattttgaaatttcaatggCTCAAATTTTCTAATGCTAACTAGAAAATTCTAATTCCTAACACTTTCATTAGAATCTTGATGCTGTATGATCATGGTTGGTCGGGACTTCTTGGCTGCTGAAGCTCATCCAATGCAAAAGTTTCCTCACACACATTAATTTCCTTTTCAGTCGAAAGGGGGACCATAAGCCTCCTCACCCCAAATCATATTGAAAGTGGGGGGATTGATCCTAGTAATCCTAGGTCTGTGATTGAAAGAAGCGAAGATATCTATTGGTTTGGTACATTTTTCAGCAAGAAAATTCTTCCTAAGTATGGCCTATATTcccatttaaaaaagaattatactTCATTGCTTTGTCCAGTCGCCTTCTATACACCCTTGCCCCTCTCTTCACCCATACACTCACGTAAATACATGCGCGTGTTATACTTCATAACCCCACCTAATTCCATCAGTAAAAGGAGCATAGCACTTGCAATGTATTGTTTACATTGCATAAATCTGAACCATACATGTGTGTGGCTTCACATGGGATCCAGGTGGGTCTCATATGTGTCTCACATAGACTCTACATGATTGATGCTTCAGATAGTAAGTGTATGGACAAACAATAGTGGGGACATGATCCACACTGGAGTCATGTCGTATGAATTTATCATTCCGATCTCCTAAGCTTTCTTTTCTTGATGTTGCATAGCTACAATGTATACTTTCTGTACCACTTTCTCTTGTTAGTTTGAAGGAAATGAGAAGGCTAGAGTATTATTCCTGGGGCCcatcatttcttttccttactAAAACTCAAGGAATGATTAGCAAAGAGTTTTCGTATGGTGTATTTggatttaattttcaaattttgccCGTTTGTGTATTCAATGtgcatctttttttcttctgttcttttttcttctgatGACTTGCAGCTGTTATGATCTTTATCTGTCATTATCCATTGGGAGCATGTAAGTTTGCTGATGTTTGCCACACCTGATATTCTTTTTCTTAACAGCATTGAAGAGGTCGCCTTCAGCTTTAATGGAGGAAAGGACTCAACTGTATGTTTTCATGTGTTTTCCTTTAGTTGATCCATCAGTTACCTTCTGTCCCATTGATAGTGACAATAAAACTGGATGTATAGGTTTTGCTGCACCTACTTAGGGCTGGCTATTTTTTGTATAAACGGGAGCATAGCTGTTCTAACGAGGGTCTAAAAGATTTTCCAATTCGAACAATATATTTTGAGAGCCCCTCTGCTTTCCCTGAAATCAACTCATTTACCCATGATACAGCCTCTATGTAAGAGAAGCtcctcttattttcttttttttgttaccccccccccccccctcccttttttcttgtttgattaataaagtttatgtatACTTGAgatgataataattttttacctcTAGGCCCTGTATATGTTGAAGGATCTAACTGCTAAGTGGTTTATTCTTATTTGAGCAGCTATGGTTTACAACTGGACATCATTCGCACTGATTTCAAGTCTGGTTTGGAAGCTTTATTAAAAGCTAAACCAATTAGAGCTATTTTCCTTGGTGTTCGAATTGGTGATCCTACTGCGGTATCTTTCATGCTCTATGTTGACAAGATATGATACATTTTAGCTAATAATTTCCTACTTGCTAGATTATGTTCGATAGTTCTTTGTGATTTCTATCCGAAAGCCgatgtcatttttttattctgGGTTAACTGCTGTTGTCCACCCTAATTTAGGAGGGACATTACCATTTATGGTGTCATTGTAATGTCCCTCCTAAATCACAAATTTTTGCATTAACACCCTAATTCGAGATTAATTCACCATGTTCACACCACTGTCCAAATCAATGTCAAAATTAACCGATTAATGGGGTGGATAATACAAATTAAAGTGCactaatttgttaattttggcaGATTAGTGCATTTCACCACTCCACCACTCCACTAATCTGTTAATTTTGACACTAGTTTTGGATGGTAAGGTGAACATTGCAAATCTTGAATAAGTGTCtttattgcaaaaaaaaaaaaaaaaaaaaaaaatgtagtttatgGGGACATGACAAATAACCCCATAGTTCAGGGTGGATAGCTGCATTTAATCCTTTACTTTTTTTACCTTAATCTCACAGGTAGGCCAAGAACAGTTTTCTCCCAGTTCACCTGGATGGCCATCTTTCATGAGAGTGAATCCTATCTTGGATTGGTCATACAGGTATCTCAATTACTATATGCTGTCTCCCCTAGCTACTCTCTCCTTCTCAAATGTCAAGGGCTGTCTGAGAGCAAACTCTCTTTGGTTGCCTTGGCAGCTCATGAAAAATGGACTAAAAGTTTACATACGTTGATAAAACTGTAATGATCTAAGAAAAAGTGCTAGTCATATCTGTGCTATTATCTCAAaataactagtcaatttggaacttttctaaaatcacttataaagccagTTTTACCTCGTAAGTTaacaatgtgagacttaacacccatgtGCATCTCTTATATACCACTCActctctatgtgggctactcattcccaatatgggaccaggGTCTTATACAAACATACATATATGATTGTTTGTGTGTGTACGCGCACGCACAAGTTTGTGTATCTGTTTTAAGTAGTTATTTAGTTCTCTCCATATGGTGATGCTTATGGAGTTTGGAAATTTTAAAAGTACCACTTAAATTCAACTTAGGCTAAATTTGAGGGTTCTAACTGATGTTTCTTTGGCAGAGATGTTTGGGCCTTCATTTTGACTTGCAAGGTCCAGTACTGTACTCTTTATGATCAAGGGTAAGTCTTActcttttacattttaaaatattgggCTTTTGGTTCAGTTTTTCTTTAGAAGTTGCTTGCTCAACTGTGTTGGTGCAGGCTATACTTCTGACTTTAACTAACTAGTTTGGTCCCTGATGCAAATATAAATGAGACATGCATGTGAATTGATACCAgggttataatttttttatttaagcattttgatttgggtatttttttctttgaatttttcacAGTTATACTTCAGTCGGCAGCATATATGACACAGTTCCAAATACATTATTGCGCATCCCTGGTTCCTCTAATAATAAAGAAACATTTAGACCTGCATATCTGCTTTCCGATGGAAGATCAGAGAGAGCAGGGAGATCAAAAAAGCTTTCTTCTTCAGTTTGTGGGAGTTTTTCTGCTGGTAGCAATGGTCCAGATAGTGTTGATTTACATAAAAACAGCATGCTCACAGCATCAGCTATTGCTGTGGGGGAGGAGATTCTGTAAGTCCCTTGTTGATATTACATTCTTGTTTCAATGCAAATGGTTTCTGTTCTCTTGATTTCTTTGGTCAGTTATTCTCTCTACTCGTAAGCACTCCAGGCTTTTGGATGGCCTCTCAAAAGATATGTTATTTTGTTCAACTGTTGAACTTCTAttgtaaattacattttttttttttaatttttttttaattttttttttatttttataatttgataTTTAGCTATGATTCATGAATCATCGCATTATGTTATGGGTTGTAAGTTAATCCTTCACCAaccattttaaaattatcttgACATCATCATGGAAATTGCTAAGCACTAGAAGTTAGCTGTTTTGTGTAATGGATTTATGTTGCTTTATGTCAACAAAGGAATTTTCGCATTTCACTCAAGAAACAAGGACACAGACACATGCATCAGTGCAACATAGTTTAAGACGTTTGGTGTGGCATTCTGATAGAAGGAAAGAACGTTTGTAATGCAAAATGTTTGAACTTTATCAAATGTTAGTGTGTGGAATAACCCTGGTAGTTTCTATTTGTCTTTCCTATTTACTGTTACTCCTGAAGTTTCTAGTATTCTTTTATCTGTTGCATAGCTCAGGTTTGGTACCATTGAGGATCAGTTAGGACCTTCGTTGTGTCGAAAGCTTCATTCAATTGGCTGGTCTGTATCACAAACGACTGTTGTTCGGAATGATGTAAGTTACTATTTGCTGAAATCATCTTGGTAAACATAGTTGGCCTATGTACTTTCTTTTACCACATACCTGTTTGCATATCAAATGTGCAGGGTGGAACCCTTGATAATAGTGATAGAGATATGCACATGAATAATAAGCATTGTGTTCTTCATTGAATGATGAATGTGGAGTTACGTATAGATTTCTAAATGTTGcatttgtttctcatttttaat encodes:
- the LOC133874336 gene encoding uncharacterized protein LOC133874336, coding for MEIDKAIRESGDRRLKTKYDHAIYVIERALALYSIEEVAFSFNGGKDSTVLLHLLRAGYFLYKREHSCSNEGLKDFPIRTIYFESPSAFPEINSFTHDTASIYGLQLDIIRTDFKSGLEALLKAKPIRAIFLGVRIGDPTAVGQEQFSPSSPGWPSFMRVNPILDWSYRDVWAFILTCKVQYCTLYDQGYTSVGSIYDTVPNTLLRIPGSSNNKETFRPAYLLSDGRSERAGRSKKLSSSVCGSFSAGSNGPDSVDLHKNSMLTASAIAVGEEILFGTIEDQLGPSLCRKLHSIGWSVSQTTVVRNDVDSVADEVERQKSTKDMVFIYGGVGPLHSDVTLSGVAKAFGVRLAPDEEFEEYLRHLLGDQCTGDKNEMALLPEGITELLHHEMLDVPLIKCQNVIILTATNVMELDKQWECLIELTRSSGLLVLMEPYISKCLTTQLSDLETAQPLSKICLQFPDLHIGCYRKSRYGPLVISFKGEDRARIESAVEALSKKFHPGAFSEMN